The Terriglobia bacterium sequence GCGATCCGGGCGCCGACCTCCACATGCCGGTCAAACCTGATGCGCTCCTTGACCGCGAAGGTCGGCGGCTTGCCGACGTCGTGGAGCAATACCGCAAGAGCGAGAGCGGGGGCCGGGTTGTGGAGCAGTTCGAGCGCATTCCGGGTGTGAACGAACACATCTCCCTCGGGATGGAATTCCGTCGGCTGCGTTATACCGCGCATCGCTTCCACTTCCGGCAGAATCTGGGTCAGCAGCCTGGTTTCGTGCAACAGCTCGAGCCCGCGGCCCGGTAGCGGGCCGGTCAGGATCTTGAGCAGCTCATCCCGGATTCGCTCCCAGCTTACCTCCAGGATGGACGGCGCAAGCTGGCGGATGGCTTGGAAGGTTTCAGGTGCGATCTTGAAGTCCAGACTGCAGGAAAACCGCACCGCTCTCAGCATGCGGAGCTTGTCCTCGCGGAATCTCTCCTGCGGCTTGCCGATCGTGCGGAGGATGCGCCTTCGAATGTCGGCCGCCCCGCTGACATAATCGATGACTCGGTCGGCAATCGGGTCATAGAACAGTCCGTTCACGGTGAAGTCTCTGCGCAGGGCGTCCTGCTGCGGCCCCGAGAAGCTCACAGAGGATGGATGCCTGCCGTCCAGGTACGGGCCCTCACTCCGGAAGGTGGCGACATCGTAAGCGTGCCCATACAGGCGCACCTGAACGACTCCGAACTGGGCGCCGATCGGCATGGCACGCGGAAAGATGCGGAGCACATTTTCGGGCAGGGCACTGGTGGCGATGTCGATATCTTTCGGCTTTCTCCGCAACAGAAAATCCCTTACCCACCCGCCGGCGAAAAATGCCTCATGGCCGTGCAGGCGCAGCTTCTCCACAATTCGCTGGGCGGCTCTTCGCATCGTTTTTCCGGGGAATTCCTAGGTGCCGTGAAGTCTGTTCCCTTCGGGCGGCCCGGTCGCCGCACCGCTGAAAAGGCGGCTCAAGGGCTAGTTTAGCTTGTCCAGATATGCGATCCAACTGTCTCCGCCAAATCTCTTCCGGCACAAGGAACGGTACTTGGCGAAGCTTCTCTTGTCGCCCAGCTTGTACTGACTGAGGGCCATGCGGAAATAGAACAGATTATCGCCCGGAAACCTCTTGGCAATCTTCAGCGTCTTCTCGCCCTCGGTTGCGGCTTCCTTGTAGCGCCCCAATTCGTAATAATTGTTGGTAAGGTAACTGCGGACCTCAGCCTTCTCGAGCTTGTTTCTCGGCCGCCGCCGCAGCGCCTCCAGCGTCACCAGCAGGGATTTTTCATAGCGCTCGAGGCGGAACTGGCATTGCGCGATCTTGATATACAGCCAGATCAGGTTTTCGCGCCTGCCGGTCAGTTGCTTGAGCTCGAGCATCTTCTCGTAGGTCTCCAGCGCCATATGATCGTTAGTGAGCTGCTGATAGCAGCTTGCGACCTTAATATGGATGTCATCGCTGCGCTCGAAAGCCGGATCCAGCTCCATGACCTTGGAGAAATACTTGATCGCCTCGTGATACTGCTTGAGGCCCATGTAGTTGTTTCCCATGCTTTCGTAGAGATACGCCAAGCCCGGATCGTTGTCGCTCAACACCTGGATCGCTTTTTGAGAGTACTTGATGGCTTCGTCGTGCCGGCCCAGCAATTCGCAGTTGCGGCTGATGCCGGCATACAGCATCCACTGCGTATCCCTTTCCTGGGCCTCCACATACTTCTCGCAGATCTGCCGCGCCTCGAGGG is a genomic window containing:
- a CDS encoding CCA tRNA nucleotidyltransferase; translated protein: MRRAAQRIVEKLRLHGHEAFFAGGWVRDFLLRRKPKDIDIATSALPENVLRIFPRAMPIGAQFGVVQVRLYGHAYDVATFRSEGPYLDGRHPSSVSFSGPQQDALRRDFTVNGLFYDPIADRVIDYVSGAADIRRRILRTIGKPQERFREDKLRMLRAVRFSCSLDFKIAPETFQAIRQLAPSILEVSWERIRDELLKILTGPLPGRGLELLHETRLLTQILPEVEAMRGITQPTEFHPEGDVFVHTRNALELLHNPAPALALAVLLHDVGKPPTFAVKERIRFDRHVEVGARIAEEICRRLRMSNQDIELVVELVEDHLRFMNIHKMRPSTLKRFLRRPDFETHLELHRVDCLSSHGSLDSYLFARKKHEELKQEPAPPPRLISGDDLIDMGYLPGPLFRQILEGVEDLQLENPQLTREQALQHVRQAFPLEKPTG
- a CDS encoding tetratricopeptide repeat protein; translation: MELKEFKTRLANAASKEDRISLLDSHAENLFEKGRYGEAGEFYQQALDLAKQPNVRAYFTGQIGICQYNAGNDKEAVHHLLKSARLFDPQKPEFMPDMCGFVHFYLGSLFEYYGKVTKSLEARQICEKYVEAQERDTQWMLYAGISRNCELLGRHDEAIKYSQKAIQVLSDNDPGLAYLYESMGNNYMGLKQYHEAIKYFSKVMELDPAFERSDDIHIKVASCYQQLTNDHMALETYEKMLELKQLTGRRENLIWLYIKIAQCQFRLERYEKSLLVTLEALRRRPRNKLEKAEVRSYLTNNYYELGRYKEAATEGEKTLKIAKRFPGDNLFYFRMALSQYKLGDKRSFAKYRSLCRKRFGGDSWIAYLDKLN